The genomic region CACGGTCCAAATCTGGAGACATATGGCCCGACGTTCTCTCAGGCGTCAGGCTGCGACGTCCGACACGGTCCGGTGCAGTTCCTCTCGTCGGGCTAGAGATGGCAATAGATACTAGAAACCTAAAAAATTTGATAAGTTTTGTCTGATATACGAAGGAGTATGACATAGTTTCTCTATCCACAGATATACTAGTGGGTAGAATCTTTATCTGTTGAGTAGACGGTACGGTATGGTGGATATCACTCATACTCGTGTATCCGTGGTTAAAATATATCCACATCATACTGTTATTATCAATAATAAAGCACATCTTAGCTAAAACAAAATACTTCTCGCGCTATTATTTTTAACTAAATTATGTAATAACATGGTTTGCTATACTTTTATGTTAAACTTATATTTATGTGTTTATTTGATACTTTAATTGATATGAATATTAGAGTTTGAGGACTTTCTAGCGGGATACAggtataagagcatctccaagagactagttAAATAGCTTATCAAGCTAAATTTTAGTTAATTAATAGAAAAGTTGCTCTCCAACAGATTAGTCATTTAACTTGACAAGCTATCCGGCTCTCTAAATTGACTACCTTATTAGTCAAATTTGACTAGCAACTCTCGCTAGCCAAGCTAACTTGTACGTTGAAGAGTCTGTTGGAATGAGATGTTATATATAGAGGTTAATATTTATAGAGAGACAAATAAAGAGTCAAATAGAGAGTAAAAAATAAAGATTCTCTAAATAAGTAAGATTCTATACGCATATATGGATAATCTGAAGTCCATGGAGACGTGGAACACGCATGTAGATGTAGCGGTGTAGCGGCCGCCAAAAACGCCGTGCTCGTTTCACAATCCAATCCAATTCTGGTCGTTAAGATTTCGGGAAGTCCACAATGGCGCCACGCTTAAAAGCGAACGGAAACTACGAGATCTCCGCGCTCCAGGCCCCGGCCTCCCACGGCGACGCGTGACGGGGTGGTGGCCGCGCACGCAGCCGCCGCCATGTCGGCCCCTCCACCATCCAATACTTCGCCTCCATCTACTTCTACTCCTGCAGCTGCAGCTGCAGCCCTGTCGCCTCCTTCTCCAAGCACTCCAGAGCCGTCGAACTCGACCACGTCCGCTGCAGCCCCGTCGCTTCCACCACCGCAAGCGCcagttccgccgccgccgccgccaccgaccCCGGTTGCTCCGCCGGCTGTTTCTCCTCCAGGGACTCCTCCTGCTGGCCCACCGGCAACGGTGTCTCCGCCGCCTGATCGTCCGGCTCCTTCGCCACCCGCCCCGCCGCTTCTCTCGCCCCCCGTGCAACCGCCAGCGCCTCCATCTGCTCCGCCGGCACTTTCGCCTCCACCGCTGGCGCCATCTACTCCACCCCCGGGACCCACGCCATCTGCCCCGCCGGCGCCACCGGCTCCTCTGCCGCAATCGCCAGTGACTCCTGCTGCTCCGCCGCCAGCGGCGTCTCCTCCTACGCCGCAGCCACCGGTGACACCATCTGCACCACCGGCGTCTCCTGCTCCTATACCACAGCCACCGGCTATACCAGTACCAGCTGCTCCACCGGCGTCTCCTTCTCCTATACCGCAGCCACCAATACCTTCTCCACCTGCACCGGTGATGCCACCACCGTTGCCTGCGCCATCAGTAATCTCTCCTCCATCGCCGCCAGCGATCCCTGCGCCAGTAACTCCCACACCGTCCCAACCGACGATCACGCCGCCTTCACCGTCAACGCCCACTCCGGCGCCTCCAATGCCGCCGGTGCCTGCGCCAACGCCCACGCCGCCGTCGCCTCCAGTGACGCCTGCGACACCACTGACGCCATTACCGCCGCCATCCCCTGCGGTGCCAGCACCAGTGACGCCGTCCCCTCCTACCGTGGCTCCGGTACCACCAACACCCACTCCTCCAGCACCACCCTTGCCGTCGCCGCCTTCTCCCGTGACGCCAGTGCCACCAGTGCCGTCTCCGCCGTCTCCAGTGATGCCATCTCCATCAATACCGGTGCCACCATTGCCTTCCCCGGCAAGGCCGTCTCCACCTTCGCCAGTGACTCCGTCTCCCCCAGGTGTCCCAGCTCCAATCATACCACCATCCCCGCGAACGCCGGAGCCACCACCCGCGACGCCATCTCCACTCCGGCCAGACCCTCCAGCGGCGCCCAGCAGACGGCCGCCCTCGCCGACTCCTGCTCCGCGATCTCCGCATGCCCCTCCTGCTCCTCCTGGCGTAATTCCGTCTCACCCTCCTCCTCCCGGCGTAACCCCGTCGTCCCCAAGTGATGGCCCTTCTTCCACGACATCATTCGCACCTCCGGCGCCGTCAGGTTCAAACGGGACTGTGATCGGCGTGTCCGTGGCCGTCGCAACGGTGGTCATGCTCGGCCTCATAGTCGGCCTCATCTACTGCCTCTGCTGCTCCAAGAAGAGCCGTCAACGCCGCCGCAGCTCTCCGCCCGGTACGTACGTATGCCAACAACGCTCCTATACCCCCATACGTTTGAGCGACACGCTATGGCCTTGGCCGGTGCAAGCGCACCACAGCGCAGTAGTGTTGGACACGCACGCCGTGAGTGCGCGCGCGCGTCAAGCAACGTAAGAAGTTGGCGTGCCCGCGCGCGGGGCCCGCGCCTAGGTCGACGCGCAGTCGCGCACTCGCCACTCGTGCGCCGGCGGCGGCACAGGAGCCACCTTCGCCGGTGTTGGTGACGATGGCGACACGTGCACCATGGACATGCATGGCCCGGGGATCAGCTGGTTGTTGTCTCGTCGAAGCTGAACGGCCGGCGGCTCTTGCGGGATAAACCGTGTTCCTTTTCTGTTCAAGTGCGTGCGTGAGTCGTGACTCACGGCAGCTTGCCGCGTAAAAGTCGGTCATCGTTGATGATGAACTCGTCCATGGAAACAGCGATGGCTAATTGTCTATACAAGTGCGTGCAGTCTAGAGATCTCTGCGTCATCGATCACTTTTACGTGTTTGGTACTTGCATACTGCTTATTATACGTTCTAGAGTTCTCTGCGGGCGTCATTGATCGCTTTACGTACGTGTTTGATAGTACTAGCGTGCTGCTTTTTCTCGTTAGATTTCTGTTTCTGGGTTGAGTAGACTGTTAAGTCGTCGTAACAAATCATGAGACTCCCGTCAGTGACGACGGGTGACCAAAAGAGGTCAAAATTCCACGTATTGTATTGGTGTCTTGTTTTTTCAACTTTTTGCTGTTGTTGTTCTAACTTTTCCCAATATTGCATCCTCAGGCAACGTCTACGGCCCCCGCGGGCTGCCGGTGACGTGGTCGCACCAGCAAGCGAAGCCGCAGTCGCACTACTCGCAGCAGATGCTCGGGCAGTCGTGGCAGAccagcagcggcagcagcagcggCGTGCTCTTGGGGCCcctccgcccgccgccgccgccgccgccgccgttgttCACGGGCGGCACCGTGTCGTACGCGGAGCTGGTGGCGGCGACGCGCGGGTTCTCGGACGCCAACCTGCTGGGGCAGGGCGGGTTCGGGCACGTGTACCGCGGCACGCTggagcgcggcggcggcggcggcgaggtggCCATCAAGCGCCTGCGGCCCGGGAGCGGGCAGGGCGACCGCGAGTTCCGCGCCGAGGTGGAGATCATCAGCCGCGTGCACCACCGCCACCTCGTGTCCCTCGTCGGCTACTGCATCCACGGCGACCAGCGCCTGCTCGTCTACGAGTACGTGCCCAACAAGACGCTCGAGCTCCACCTGCACGGTACGTACGTACGTGACAGCGTTCTTTTTACGTGCTGGTGCCCGTCCATGCTCGTGGCATGGGTTTGCATTGCGTGCACGGGAACGGCTCGCCTGAGGTGGGTTTTGCATTGTTTACAGGGAGTGGTCGCCCGGTGCTGGATTGGCAGCAGAGGTGGAGGATCGCACTTGGGTCCGCCAAGGGACTGGCATACTTGCACGAGGACTGTGAGTTCCAGCAGCACTGTGCTTGCGtgttttcttttttctttcttctttatTTCTTTTCTTTTCGTTTTTTGTGTGAAACTGCTTTGTGTTTGTTGGTTTCAGGTGATCCTAAGATTATCCACCGTGACATCAAGGCGGCAAACATACTTCTGGATTACAATTTCGAGCCCAAGGCAAGTGATTTCAGCTCAAGGCGTGTGAATTCTGGATGTCATGCATTTGTCTAAAAAAATGAACATCTGGTGTGCAGGTTTCAGACTTTGGGTTGGCCAAGATACAGCCGGCAGACGACACTCACGTCTCCACGCGTGTTATGGGAACCTTTGGGTAAACCTCTTGTGACTAAGAAGTCTACGACTGTAGTAGAAACTAGAATACATGCATGCACTGTCAGTGACGAACTCGTTTCGTTTTTTTTCTTCAGATATCTGGCGCCGGAGTACGCCACCACCGGCAAAGTAACGGACCGGTCCGACGTCTACTCGTTCGGGGTCGTGCTTCTTGAGCTGATCACAGGGATGACGCCTGTCCTGTCGCCGGAGCCAGACAACGACGAGACTCTGGTTTCTTGGGTGGGTTTTTACCTTGGTTGTTTTGACTGGCTAGCTGTTCGTGCAGAGCGAGGTGACTGACTCTGCTGCCATTCTGCCTGTGGATGTTTTTGGTGCAGTCGAAGCCTAGGCTGGCGAGAGCTCTCGGAGAGGACGCCCTGGACGAGCTGACCGACCCGATCCTGGGCACCAACTACGACGGCGTCGACATGCGCCGGCTCATCGCCTGCGCCGCCGCTGCGGTGCGGTCCACGGCCCGGACCCGCCCCCGGATGGGCCAGGTGAGGTGGCTGGCACTTGCCGATCGCGGCCATTTCAATTCGTTCGCCCGCAGACTTTTGCAGTACGACGTGAGCTTAACCGACACACACTAACAGCAGCGCACGTGTTTGTTTTCGTCGATCCATGGACAACACAGATCGTGCGGTTCCTGGAAGGGCAGATGTCGGCGGAGGCCCTCAACGGCGGCGTGGCGCCGGGGCAGAGCGGGACCGTGGACGACGGCGCGGCCGACCAGCTGCGGCGGATGAGGCGGTTGGCGTTCGTGCCGGCGGCCTCCTCCACGGGGGGCTTCCTCACCGAGGACACGAGCAGGAGCTACGTGAGCGAAGCGACCAGCGAGTACGGGCTGCACCCGTCGTCGTCCAGCTCCAGCGACGACGGCGCCACGAGCGAGGCGGCCAGCGCAGGGAGGGACGGGCAGAGGTCCGGCGAGATCGGCGTCGCCGACGGGATGACCCGCCGCACGCGGTCGGGACGCGCCGACGAGTGACGCTCGCAACGGAGTTACAAATTTTTTTTTTGCCGGCGGGTTGCCGTAAAGTTCCTTCTTGGGTTCTTTAATTTATTAACGTTTGTTACACCATACAGGTAATTAGGAATTCAGGTTAGTGGTAGGGATGGAACTTTTCTAGCTTCCTCGTATCATTTCGGTCCAAGGGTTTGCTAGATAAAAGTAAAACTACTTCCAGTCAAGTTTTGGAGAACAAAAGATATCGAGTAAGACGCAGCGGCTTGATTCCTCTTCTGACCCACGTGCCTTTTTAGCTACAAGAGATTTGCTGAATGCTAGGTGGATAGTTAACATCCATTGGCGTCTACACTCTCACCTCAATCCAGACCTCCAACACCATCAAATGATGACCCTAAAGTCACATGATTGGTAGGCTATATACTAATCTCCGCATGATCCTCATAATACGTGTTCGAGAAAATACTGAGGGTGTTTTTGTCATGGCTCCGCTCTACCTCTACTTCAAAGCAGTTATACTTCAAAACTCTACAGAGTCTAGATTGCTTTCTCATAACATGTAGTAGTGGCGAATTAATAACTTTAAGCTTTATGTCTACGTTGCTTTTTAACAaaaagaggtactccaaaaaTTTATACCGTAGATCTTAAAATCCTATGGAGTTTGCAACTTTATAGTTAGAGGCGTTTAGGTGGCTCTAGCCAGCTTTTCCTTAAAATTTTGCTCTGAAGCTATGCCAAACACCCTCTAAGCATAAGCAATATAAATCTTCACAAAATTATCGGTAAAACTTTATTTTTATCAACAATAACAATAACTATGTTCTATAAAGACTCCAAGACAACATACGGTAAATTTATATCTAACCTTTACAATTATGGATTACTCTGCGCCACCCTAAATATGGGATGCAAGAACGCAGATATTTAAGCATATGACACACTCACACATGTACATATCACATATCATAACCCTTTAATTTAGCTTTTGGTTTTTAGAGGACAAAAGTCGAAGTCAAAAGCCAAACTAACCACACCGTCAGGCTCTAATACCATTCCTATTCACATTAGAGCATATGCAACAATGTCCCAAACTGGTGCTTCAATTTGAAATATAGGGCCCTACACAGAAAAAAGCTACTCCAACAGTGACTTAATTTATAAATTTTGGTCAAAAATTAGCATCCTCTCAAGTGTCTTAAATATATTGTACCGTAGTAAGTTGACCTATAATCTAAATTTAGGGCTTTACTGTTGGAACAAAATAATTTATTGAGCCTCTaaaatatataaaatatactCGTTTTAAATTATATAGCATTTGTATATGTCACGCTTGTGCTCTTATAAAAACAATTGGACGAAGGCGCTCCAAAGCAGTAGTGGGAGTGGTACGAAGACCTACAACTAGAGCTGGATGAAATGCTTGTGGCTCGTCGGTTCGCTCGGTTTGTGGTCAGCTCGGCTCAACTCGGATAGGCCCGTTTGAATTTTTTCATGAGTTGAtctgacatcctagctcggtttagggctggacgaaatactcgtggctcgataACTCGTTCGACACGGCTCGTTagtagctcggctcgactcggctcgttttaaTTTTGTAGCGAGCCAAGCAAGCATTCTAGCTCGGTTCTCTAATGAGCCAGCTCGGGTTAGCTCGTGAGCTAGCTCGTGAGCCAAACGAGTCAAGCCACAACACAAGTTTGTCTAGTTGTTGGTGTCGTCTCATCTCTCATAGTCTTGTTTTCTCGTAGTTATGATCTGTGATATGGACATGTATGGATGTGTCATTTGCTTAAATATTTGTATTATTGCATGACTACATACCTACATTGCGTATTTAATATTTGATTATTGGTTATGGTTTTGTGAACTTTGTTTCTAGCAGCATATGATGTTAGTGTTGTGCAATAGAATGTTACATATTTGTGGAATGGATGATGAATTATTTTATAATGATGCTTGTTGCTATCTTATTATAATAAGGATTTGTAAATCTGTAAGTTAATACATATTTGGTTATTTAATTTAATATTAAAAGTTAGAAGCTAGGACAATGATATGATAATAGTATTATAAATGGTTTGGGTTTGCAGTGTTAAAcacttaaaatatgatttttCGGTTATAtattgtcggcgttccgagaccggggggtccctgggccgacgagtgaaatgtcgccgcgtgccccagcccagatgggtcggcgcgagacggagcatgaaggggggaaccacggagggagacaggcaagaggggaaacccgcgaccttcgtgttgtcctgcgcccaggtcgggtgcgcttgcagtagggggttacaagcgtccgcggaggagagagcgagggactctacgcgtcgtcccgtccccttccccgcgcggccaaccctctgtaagagggtcctggtccttccttttataggcgtaaggagaggatccaggtgtacaatagggggtgtagcagagtgctacgtgtctagcggaggagagctagcgccctaagtacacgccatcgtggcggtcggagaggttttggcacctggttcgtgtggtgtcgtggccgtcggaggagcgctggagcctggcggaaggacagctgtcggagctgtcgagtctttgctgacgtcctcttgcttccgtaaggggcttagagccgccgtcgtcacagagcgtgcggggcgccatcattgcctatctggcagagcgagccagatggaacgtcggtcttgtcccccgtagcctgagtcggcttggggtagggtaatgatggcgcctcccgttgacgtggtcggtccgcgccccaggttgggcgatgtggaggctcctccgaggtcgaggtcgagtctgtcttccgtggccgaggtcgagtccgagcccctgggtcgggcgaggcagagaccgtcggctgaggccagggctgagtccgagccctggggtcgggcgaagcggagtttgttgtcttccgaggctgagcccaagtccgagccctgggttgggcggagcggagttcgccgtcttccggggcagagccctagtccgagccctgggtcgggcggagcggaattcggcGTCTTcaaaggctgagcccgagtccgagccctgggtcgggcggagcggagttcgccgtcttccggggctgagcccgagtccgagccctgggtcgggcggagcggagtttcctatggtgcctgaggccgggcctgactgcctgtcagcctcactctgtcgagtggcgcagcagtcggagcggcgcaggcggctgtCCTTCTATAAGGCCgatcagtggagcgacgaagtaactgcggtcacttcggctctgtcgactgaagggcgcgcgtcaggataaaggtgtcaggccacctttgcattaaatgcccctacgatttggtcggttggcgtggcgacttggccagggttgcttcttggcgaagactgggcctcgggcgagccggaagtatgctcgtcgctggaggggggcctcgggcgagacggagatcct from Zea mays cultivar B73 chromosome 6, Zm-B73-REFERENCE-NAM-5.0, whole genome shotgun sequence harbors:
- the LOC103630609 gene encoding proline-rich receptor-like protein kinase PERK2; translation: MSAPPPSNTSPPSTSTPAAAAAALSPPSPSTPEPSNSTTSAAAPSLPPPQAPVPPPPPPPTPVAPPAVSPPGTPPAGPPATVSPPPDRPAPSPPAPPLLSPPVQPPAPPSAPPALSPPPLAPSTPPPGPTPSAPPAPPAPLPQSPVTPAAPPPAASPPTPQPPVTPSAPPASPAPIPQPPAIPVPAAPPASPSPIPQPPIPSPPAPVMPPPLPAPSVISPPSPPAIPAPVTPTPSQPTITPPSPSTPTPAPPMPPVPAPTPTPPSPPVTPATPLTPLPPPSPAVPAPVTPSPPTVAPVPPTPTPPAPPLPSPPSPVTPVPPVPSPPSPVMPSPSIPVPPLPSPARPSPPSPVTPSPPGVPAPIIPPSPRTPEPPPATPSPLRPDPPAAPSRRPPSPTPAPRSPHAPPAPPGVIPSHPPPPGVTPSSPSDGPSSTTSFAPPAPSGSNGTVIGVSVAVATVVMLGLIVGLIYCLCCSKKSRQRRRSSPPGNVYGPRGLPVTWSHQQAKPQSHYSQQMLGQSWQTSSGSSSGVLLGPLRPPPPPPPPLFTGGTVSYAELVAATRGFSDANLLGQGGFGHVYRGTLERGGGGGEVAIKRLRPGSGQGDREFRAEVEIISRVHHRHLVSLVGYCIHGDQRLLVYEYVPNKTLELHLHGSGRPVLDWQQRWRIALGSAKGLAYLHEDCDPKIIHRDIKAANILLDYNFEPKVSDFGLAKIQPADDTHVSTRVMGTFGYLAPEYATTGKVTDRSDVYSFGVVLLELITGMTPVLSPEPDNDETLVSWSKPRLARALGEDALDELTDPILGTNYDGVDMRRLIACAAAAVRSTARTRPRMGQIVRFLEGQMSAEALNGGVAPGQSGTVDDGAADQLRRMRRLAFVPAASSTGGFLTEDTSRSYVSEATSEYGLHPSSSSSSDDGATSEAASAGRDGQRSGEIGVADGMTRRTRSGRADE